TGTATGcttttctaaaaaatatatatatttacatatattccAGATCTGAATAAAATTCATcaggaatgaataaatgatacAAAACaatttgcagtgtgtgtgtgtgtgtgtgttaaagaatgAAATGCTTTCAAGACCAAAGACAGCCTTTACTTAAGAATTGTATAAACAACCACgaataactaaaaataactgAGACGTCTGAATCAAATAAATTGTTGGTCTCTGTGCAGGTTACGGTGCTGTGTGGACGTTAGCGTGTGGACGATGCTGAGATGCTTTCACTCCGTCATCGCTTTTGTCTAAGGAGCTGCATTTGCTTGATTAAAAAAACCCAGAACCAGCAACTGCATTCATTGCatcaattagaaaaaaaaacatatataaaaaaaataaaacacagttgatgttttcattatatatataacatatatattataaatacattttatatatatatatatatatatatatatatatatatatataaagtataagtatataaacatacatatatataaatatacatacatacatatatataaatatacatacatacatatatatatataatgttggttttaatatttcattatatacattaaaataactaaatatttaattatatataaaataatattaaaaccataaatattaataataatatttgtaatataattttttattgttgtatttttttttagatatttatttattttttatcttcaattaaaaaaatggtGATAAATTACAAATATACTAGCCTGTAACTGTTGGATGAAATACACCACAATGTCCAACTAAAGCTCTAAAACTGAAATATTACAGGCCACATAATATCAGGtttctttttaatgaacatTAATGAATGTACTGTTAATGTCTCCAGGCATATCATATGCTGTAAGTACTGTATGTCTATTAAAGTGCCAGTTTCTGtgttatttcttttataaaGTTTGACTCCACTGCAGTGATAGGATTTGTAATCAGGTGCTACAGTAACAGTGCATCAATACTCTTGTATATTTCTATATCTTTAaagagtatgtttgtgtttttattgtgttaAGTTGAGAAGCTACATGttaattaaattacagttaGCCTTATTATGACTTACTAGGAGGATTttattgtataataaaaatCCTAATtctccttatatatatatatatatatatatgacactTGTATACATGGccgttttaaaatgaaaaataaatgaaaccaattatgtaaatgtaaaacatgGGGGGGGGCTTTAGTCTTGTCAGTCTAGTCTGTCTGGTCAGTGAgtctgtgccaagtgtaaactCCTGTTCTTGGTTGGCAGGAGTGGGACCTGGTGTGGTCTTCAGCTGTTGTAgaccatccacctcaaggtttgtttattgtgagatgcctttctgctcagcatggttgtaaaaaaaaaaaaaaaaaaaaaggtggttaATGTAGCCTTCCTGCCAGCTTCAACCAgccttgacctgtatctgcttATGCATTGgactgctgctgccacatgattggctgattggatatttgTAGGAATGTTCAGGGGTATGAGTTGTTCGGAGGAGTATGGGTGGCCGGTCAGTATGTTTTTACAGTTGTGTTATTTTTTACGGTTGGCCAATTGACCCATCATGCCTAGCAATTCTCAAAAAGGGCTTGCATTTCACTCGCCTAAACAAATGTTGTGTACATACCAACTACACAACAGCAAGAAATAACAAGCATAACTGTATCATGCGCTAATACCTTTCAGCCTTAGACAGACTTGCCTGTACTTGACTGTAGCTGAGTTAAAAATTACTGCTTATGTAAATACCCTGCAAATAATATTTAGAAGCAGAAGCTTTTTGTGaattattctgttttattgttCCCTCCACTGCAGCCTGCTGGTGTGTTTACTGGTGTTGGGAATGATTTGCAGTAAACGTGCCAAATATTTCCTAGGAGTGTTGAATTAATTAACAATGGGATGTTGAACCTTAGGGGCTTACATCTCTATTAAAGTTAGACCAGATTACATGCCAGTTTGGCACCTTAACAATGCAGGCCTTTAAATAGTATTGCTACCAAATGTAGTGTTCTTATttaaaatcaacaacaaaaaaggtaTCCTTTGTTGCTCTGAAATTCCAGACTTTAGGGATTTAAAACAGGAAATCAACTTCAATTTAATAACTTTAAATAATCTTTAGATTATTATGCAACAGCACTTCCTGACACTCgtcatcccccccccccaaaaaaaaaaacccagagcaCAAACTTTTCTGTGCTGAAGATTCAGTAAAGAACAAtgtactgactgttacaaagttcTGATATTGGAGACCAAAAACAGATTTGACAATTCTAACAtagtacaataaataaataaataaataaacaaacacgtGTTGTGGTCGGTTGTTCTGGAATGGTGGAAGCTTAgtgtttaggatttttttttctagttgtTGGTTCAGATTCTAAGAACTGGTGTGGGTTCATCAACAAGGCCTTTTACATGCAAGCAATTAGATCCATTTCCAGAACCAAGTGAGCGAAAAGTCAAGCAGGGAGTAGCAGGAAGTGAGTTTGATGATGTGGAGGCTCTGAGGTCAGCTGCATAAAGCCAGTGACTTGTATAAGATCAAAATTTTTCATTGTACTATTTGGTGTCCCAAGGATGAGCATGGGTTCCTGGTTCCTCTCTAGGTTTCTTCCTGATAACATCTCAGAAAGGTTTTCCTTGTTACCATTGCCTCTGGTTTGTTCactgagataaatataaatttttttccccagaattCCTGTAAAGCTAATGTCTGTAGTTTAAAtcactatacatataaaattGAAGCACAACCTTTTGGAAGAATCCCTGCACTGTGCATCAGACTGAGAACGTTATCTTCCcccagtgaagcatggtggtgggaccACCTGGTGGTGAGGACACTTTAACAGCAGGGACAAGCAATCTGGTCAGAGTTCAAGGCAAGTTTGATGGAGCCAAGTACAGGGAAATCTTGGAAGAAAAGCCTGCCAGAAACAAACTCCTGTTCTAGATCCTGCCAAAGAGCAGGTTAAAGCCTAGCTGCTTTAGTGAAAATCCTGACAGCACAGCCGTGTCTCTCACCTGCTTCTCAGCGTTGAATCAAAAGATTTTGTAACGCCCTGATTAGACATTGTTTACTTGACCTTATTAGGTAAAAGTCCATTAAATGACCTTTATATTTATGGTCAATTCCAAAGGCTCActgcacaaactacacacagatGATCTTTGGTGTTTATCTTTCTATAAAAGGTTCACCGGTTCCAGTTTGTTTTTAGTAGTATACCATCTAAAAAAATAAGCAATTACCACAGGCAAACtgcataaaaacatttttatttaatcgcATGAGTGATGGCAATTGCTTAAAAAGATGATTATGAAAAACAGATTTATGGCTTTTGTAGAGATGAGTGGAAAAACATCCGATAGCACCTTAATATAAAAAGTTTACAGATATATTAACAGCTTCATCATAAATTCTTTTGTAAACATAGCAAACTAATATAAAATAGTCCTGAAAATTACAACAAAATCAACTGTCAAAATAAATGGAATAACTTCTACAGGAAACATAGGAATCTATTACACAAGAAGAGAAATTTCAATCGGAGGGATCTTGACGAAAGGAGAACGCTTGGTGTCATGATGACGACATGACGTGTTCGAGGACAAgtgggtttttttggtttgtttgtttgtttgtttttaaccaaACCCAATCGAATTGAAAAGGCCTGGTGAAAAATAATGGACCAAAGTCTCAATGTCAAGTCGTTTAAGAATCCTATACATCTTTAAGATTGAAATGACAGTAGAATTCACTCATTCAAATGAGAGTCAATGGGAACAGAAAGGAAATCATTTGACTGGAAATGTCAGCATTCAATAAGAAGGTCATGGCGATGTTTACACAGCCTGTCAGGGATGTCACAGGGTTGTTCTAATTTGTGACACGTCCATGCACGGTGTTGGAAAAGCTCTGTTTATGGTGGTGTGTTAAATGGCGAACACATACTGAACAGGAGGAGGTCATCTGCTAAGACGACATCACAGAGTAAACTCACTTGAACAGAACACTGAATGTGTAGAAACAAATATTCAACTTAAAGGGTGTTACGGAATATTTCAGGCGCGTAAGACCAAGACCATCCGATAAGAACGATCACGACCTGTTATGTAACCTGATCAAGTTAAGTATTTGAtctaagatatatatatatatatttaagtgaAATGCCCTGTCGAGGACTTCATAGTGACGAACAGAAACGTACACAGCCTGGCACAGAAAATCAAGCGACAAAATGCTATAAAGTAACCAGCAAAATGTGGTCTTGTCTTACCacactgtaaaagaaaaaattaaataaatacttgcAAAGTAAAATTCACTATAAAACACTGTAGCGCTATCGCAGACGGATAGTACTTTTATTATTGCTACGAGTTTTTGACACCTAACATATAATGGACTCAATGGAAGTCAGTGTTCAATGCAAATTGTACAcagatgaatgttttttttttctttttacataaaatatgcatattaaataaagaacaaaaaataataataatcacatacatatacacgtTTCACTTTGCAATAACTTTACACAACTATGTTAACGAAAGATGTGCGCTGATGTACATGTAGAGACGATTTTGAGAAcattcagagattttttttaggattttttttttttttttttttttttaatggaagacTTGTAATGGTTATGAGTGTCCAATCATTACAAACAATTTAATGACACAAAGGTGACATGTCTCTACTCTGCTACAACCTGAATCAGAATGAATGTGGTGTAAAGACTTGTTTAAAAACATGACAAGCAAAGAAATCCCTCAAACGTGTTCACGCAACGCTGGCTTTCGTCCAGTAGAAATTCTCAGATAAAAAATGTGATTTCTTGCAGGAAAGCATACTGGGTTGTCTTCTGGTGCCAAAAGCGTGCCGTCTTGTAAGtgtccacctttttttttttaaaacaaaaaacaaaaaaaaaaactgctgccTGACATAACCAGCATTTAGGTGTAGAAAAAGTCGGTACCTGATAGTCAGCCGATTCTATTCCACTCAGCTACTGGTGCTCCCTCTCAGCCCTGGCTACCGCAGGAGGACAGGCTATCATAGAGAGAGTCACTGAGGGATTCAGGGGTCTCTAGGACCTGGGGGTGGCTAGGGGAAAGTGTGTCATCAGGCCTCTCCCTCACCAGCTCTAACCCAGGTTCTCTTCCCAGGTCTGGGTTGACGGGAGCACGTGCCTTGCCTCTGCGCACCTGAGTTGGCTGCGGGAGGCTTCTGGGGTCACTGTCAcgcctgaatgggatgtcactagTCTTTGAGCGCTGTACACAAGGCATAAATCAAATcagaattttaattaaaaagtaatTAGTGATATGCCAAAAACAAATTCCATGCCTACAATCTAGCTGCCAATCATGCACGTGGTGTGACATGTCCAGTGATTACAGCGTCATTATGATGCCATTCAGGGGTGGAACTGATAATGAGGAAatgtacttaagtaaaaatataGATCATGTGCCAAAACCTTAAGTATCCAGACGAGAAAGGGCTCCAATGCAGTAGGAAATTTGCCACTTTCAgtgtattaaaatgaaaaggattgattaaataaataaataaataaataaataaataaaagattactATATATCTAACACTGTCTGTTCAATGGATCTATGCTTTACACCTAAATTCAATCTCcgctcatttaaaaatatagtaTGTAAATAATCAATATTTACCATATAGCTAGAATTTTACTTTAGCCAATTATTATCTACTGGAATCGATACTAGactttaacattattattttttaaatatggccaGTTAACATCAATGCCAGTTAAGGCAAATCAGTGAAACTGACcacaaaatactttttaaaattagaTGGAATTCATGCCTTCTAGACAGGCAAAGGAGGCGCCTCATTTTATTCATGTCTTTGCATAACCCCTGCATGTTGAAACATTTCACAGTGGTTTGCCAGGGACGCTCACCCTCAATCCCACACGGTAGTCTTATGAATATGCATAAGTCTAGTGGCTTATACATATTCAGGAACACCGACAGCTATAGCCctaactgtgttgtgtgtcatgagAAGATCATCCAGATGATTAATTAGATATTTTTTATACACTGAGGAACTTCTGTGTATAGCGAAGAGTTATTGgatggaggagagaagagacCTTGGAGTATATGAAGGTCTTAATTAAGAAGCATTCAATGCCAGTAGTACACAAGTAAAGCATAAATACACCAAAATAATATGtgaatagtatagtattatatagtatagcaCCATTATAGTGACAAAGTATGATTACTGAAATATTTTCCAGCCCTAGAGCTCAAATAACAGACTCACCCTCCTAAATGAGCTCTTCTGGTTCACTGAATCTAAGGCCTCTTCTACTCCAAGATAAACATCAGACGGCTCTGTTGATCCTTTGAGGTTGGGGAATGTCCAGTTCTTCATGGAGCCAGATCTTACGGGTCCGCCACAGACATCAGCTCCTTAAAATATAAAGATGTTCCATAATTCATCAAAAACAGTTGAAAGGCATAAATATAACAAAGTTTGGGGATTAAAAACTTGTACTGAATATTTCATGTaaatatgtaaggaataaaacatgatggtgcTGGTTAAAGAAAATCGATGGCTGCCATCTCTGATTTTCTCTTGAAgataagaagacaaaaaaatctgACTTAACAGAGTCATAACTCTGGAGACTCCTGGCAAAAATATAAACCTATAATTTGCCTTGTAGTTGGTAttactgtcagagctgatgtAACCTCTGAACctctgacaaaaaaaatcaagaattcaacagcactgtaaTAAAACCATTTAATTGTAAGACAGATAAAGGGCACTGTTAATCATACATAACATGGGACATGTGGGGAAAATACAATaagcaccatcatcatcatcatcatcatcagttctGAGCTGGTACTGGGTCCAGAGTATGGTGAACTTATTAGACCATCTCCAAAGGCAAAATagcttgaaaaaaaagaaaaaaaagacaaagcacCAACAAACATCAGTACCTTCTTGACCCATGTCAGCAACTTGGTTGGGTGCAAGCATGCCCTCCAGTGGGGTTCTATCCATTTCCTGTCCCATTATGTAATCTTCCTCTAAAGATGACAGCTCTCTTTCCAAAGTCCAGGCCTTGTGAGGAATTTTAATCCCTGAGCCATGTCTTCCCTGAGGAAAAGAAGGATCATTCTCCCCTTGGGCCTTTCCTTTGGGGACACTTTTACATCCAGCATTCACACTGTAGTCAGGAAGAGGAAATGTGCCAATACCACTGTCCAGGGTGTGTGTGGAAATTCCAGAGCCTGTAAAAAGCAGTCTGATATTGAAACAATTCAACTAACTGCTAAACAATTTGTATAATACCGATGTGGCAACTGCTAAAGGGGAATGGTTAATTCACTTGAATCAAATATGTAAATCTGATGTCCATGGTAAAGACTTCTTGTATCTGAAATAAGACACCTGTAATTTAAATCTtgtcaacaataaaaaaaaaatcctccgtTAACATGTTCTGCTTAAGAGGTAAAgaggtaaaaaacaaaaaaaagtcttatcACAGTGAAATCATGTGTTTGGGATGTTACTGCTCTGTAGGCGTGACTCATCATAAAAGCCACAGGAAGAAACATGTCAGGTAACCTGGTACTGGACGATCAGGTCCAGGCCTGTTTATGAGGTCATGCGCTAACCCATTCATCAAATACATCATCTTGGTGTGGTACATGATTATGGCATCAGTCAGCAGCCCTACCTGCAAAGTGCTCGTGGTGAATTGAATCAGCCAGGTTCTCATCGGACACACCATCCACTTTAGTCATTAAAGATGCAGCCTGAGACAAATCACAGAAGTCAGCATGATTGATGGAATGTTTAGGGCTAGAATCGAAAGGCATGCATTTCGGTTGCTACTAGTGACGTACAAGCATTTATGATTTTACCTTTTCCATGTCCTCACTACTCCTTGTCTGACAAATACCACTTGTGCCATGATGGCTGAAGACAGGCCTGGTTTTATAATCAAATGACAAGCGTCGATGAGCCACGCCGATGCCTCCGACATCCTTTCCATCCACccttttataaaagaaaaaaaaaaaacattaattattCAACAGTGTTTgaaatattatttctattacacactcttacacaaggGGTGAAATGCAGGAATGCATGACTAAGTGAGAACACCGGATGCATAAAGGAATACATAAGTAGACAGGGTATGAACTTGCCACATCATACATACCGGTTAAGCAGCTGCTGCATGAAGTTGTCTGATGGCACACCCCTGTACATTACAGACAGCTGCCCCTGAGCTTGGTCCATCACCACCTCACAGGAATGTCCCTTTCCTTGTCGGTCCATAGCAACACCCTTCACATAGGCACGTTCCTCTTCCAGGGCTTTGTGTAGCCCCTCTGCTTTTTCCATTAACATGGATATGTTCAAGCTCTCGCTCTCTGGCTTTTTAGTAGCCACTTTAGAATCCTTTCCCCCTGAGGATATATTGAGTTTCCATTCTCTCTTATCATCTTTGCCTTTTGAAGGTTCGGGTTTCCGATTAAGAGCTGGCAGCTTACTTTTCCGCAAGCCAAACCAGTTGGCAATTCCACTAGAAGCCTTCTGTTTAATTTCAGGTGTTTGACTCTTGTCCTGTTCTTGAAGCTTCAGCATATTTTCCTCAATGCCCTTCATGACCTTTTGCTCAATGGAGGACTGAGGGCTTGGTGCAGAGTGTCTCTTTTCTTCAACCGACTCTGCAGGTCtcggaggtggaggaggaaggcTCTCTCCAAATGAGTTTTTCTTCTTATTGGCTCGAGATTGGTTTCTGTCTTCAGATTTGGACAAGTACCTTGGAAGCTCCTGGGTTGGTTTTCCATCTCGACTCAAAGATGGTGGTACGGTTTTAGTTGGAGATTTTAGAGGAATCCTGTTAGGGCTGCTGGTGTGGGGACTCGAAAGGTTTTTGCCACTGTACGAAAGACTATGTGGTGTTGCATTTTTAGCATAGATACGCAAAGCTTGTGCAGCTTCTAAATTGCTAGACAGTGCTGGCATTTTAGATTTAGGGCTTTCTGGTTTTGCAAGGGACATTCTAGATGATTCACTTTCCAGCTTAGAGATTGTAGAGCTTGCAGGTATTGATTTGATGCCTTGATCAGAAAGCTTTGAGACAGCACCGTCCATATGACCTGCAACGTATGGCTTTTCTTCAACGGAATCTgtactttttaaatgtttatgttcTTCAGGTTTGAAGTCGGCTGCTTTACTTTTGTCGCCGGTTCGTGGAGGCAATTCTTTTTTCTCGGGCGCCTGGGAGCAAGCTGATTCTTCTGGGTTCCTTAGCTTGCCAAGTGCAGCTAGTCTTTCTTTAAAGGAATGGCTGGATTCACCCGAGTGTCTGCCTACGCCCGTCTTCTTGGGAATGGGTGGTGGATCATTCTTTTTGTTGGGTGATCCTGCACTTGGTATGTGTTCTTTCACCAACTCATTTTTCTCTTGGCTCCTGGACCTCATGCCACTCATTTGTGACTTCTGTGAAGATGACTGACTAGGCAAACTGCGATGGTTGGCCTGCTTATGCCATACAGGGCTGTCTGGGCTCTCCTCTTGGTCCGAGAAGTCAGAGCCTAGTGAAGTGTTTTGAGATTTGAAACTCGTGGGCCTCTCTAGACCAAGGCTTCCtatctttcctttatttttttctgtgttagAGCTGGCATAACGGAGAGCAGAGCTCACCTCTCCAAGAACCTGGGATATATCTGAGCCACTGGCACTGGAGAGATCAGGAATATTTTCATAGTGTGGTATTTTCTGGGGTGTCTTTTGCAAGGGAGCAGTTTGTGTAGGTTTGCCTCCTCGACTGCTTTTGGGTATGCCACAGTTCAGCTCTTTTGGCACCACTGGGGGTGGTTCATCAGACATGGGTGGAGAGGTTGGAGCAGAATGTGTAGCTGGATAAGGCTCTGATTTGGGACAAGGTGGCTGTTTTTGCCTTTCTGCTGTGGTTGCTTTGCGGGTAGCAACTGGTGAATGGTGTACCTCATAGTTGTTACTGCGACAAGGGATCTTTGAGCTGCGTGTTAGCTGAGGGCTGAGACGGGGTGGATTGGCTACTGGGGCACGTTCCCCAAGGGTTGGAATCTTGAGAAACTTGAGCAGCTTTGAAGGGGAGGACTTGACTTCT
The DNA window shown above is from Hemibagrus wyckioides isolate EC202008001 linkage group LG15, SWU_Hwy_1.0, whole genome shotgun sequence and carries:
- the nckap5l gene encoding nck-associated protein 5-like; translated protein: MMSEETQHRALEEDLESEEGDLESYLEEESSSELLERVRELQAENSALSLANESQREAYERCLDEVANHVVQALLNQKDLREECIKLKMRVFDLERQNRTLCELLQEKLHNQSCVHQQTGSCLEHISDLQHTDSNKQIETQRNAQSKGNGECAQTCFPETQSSTTSMDALSPFLKKKAHILEVLRKLEETDPLRYHRSPGISSLCEYSQALVSKDAMLACRDNSPRCNVTKTHCPHSCSDVCIGINGAEHNSVKCGSCNTCLILSNKDSISLANSSHNCCTSNTITIDNLNLAPPEFHKNQDLQSHVKPTTGTSELLSIRKSADLSVLPTEKGLDPSSELLSTEATDSYSNMAVPERDHNRVPDHAPANSLALSEKETRDKNRISDVLLNSQLSQSGNTASEQISHESTNDTSTLETDFKHLKTVSSQKLEKVTDAEEFLQKGDTDVQPITSKLPSLGLNDSLQDTLSEVESSEPVHKGLLFSPNENHTASRVLDEICVPVKDSTAQDLQADGSKLVNPNQVCIKEVKSSPSKLLKFLKIPTLGERAPVANPPRLSPQLTRSSKIPCRSNNYEVHHSPVATRKATTAERQKQPPCPKSEPYPATHSAPTSPPMSDEPPPVVPKELNCGIPKSSRGGKPTQTAPLQKTPQKIPHYENIPDLSSASGSDISQVLGEVSSALRYASSNTEKNKGKIGSLGLERPTSFKSQNTSLGSDFSDQEESPDSPVWHKQANHRSLPSQSSSQKSQMSGMRSRSQEKNELVKEHIPSAGSPNKKNDPPPIPKKTGVGRHSGESSHSFKERLAALGKLRNPEESACSQAPEKKELPPRTGDKSKAADFKPEEHKHLKSTDSVEEKPYVAGHMDGAVSKLSDQGIKSIPASSTISKLESESSRMSLAKPESPKSKMPALSSNLEAAQALRIYAKNATPHSLSYSGKNLSSPHTSSPNRIPLKSPTKTVPPSLSRDGKPTQELPRYLSKSEDRNQSRANKKKNSFGESLPPPPPRPAESVEEKRHSAPSPQSSIEQKVMKGIEENMLKLQEQDKSQTPEIKQKASSGIANWFGLRKSKLPALNRKPEPSKGKDDKREWKLNISSGGKDSKVATKKPESESLNISMLMEKAEGLHKALEEERAYVKGVAMDRQGKGHSCEVVMDQAQGQLSVMYRGVPSDNFMQQLLNRVDGKDVGGIGVAHRRLSFDYKTRPVFSHHGTSGICQTRSSEDMEKAASLMTKVDGVSDENLADSIHHEHFAGSGISTHTLDSGIGTFPLPDYSVNAGCKSVPKGKAQGENDPSFPQGRHGSGIKIPHKAWTLERELSSLEEDYIMGQEMDRTPLEGMLAPNQVADMGQEGADVCGGPVRSGSMKNWTFPNLKGSTEPSDVYLGVEEALDSVNQKSSFRRRSKTSDIPFRRDSDPRSLPQPTQVRRGKARAPVNPDLGREPGLELVRERPDDTLSPSHPQVLETPESLSDSLYDSLSSCGSQG